The Streptomyces sp. cg36 genomic interval GGTGCCGGGCACCTTGGAGCCGAACCGCACGGTCACGCCCTCGTCCGGCTGGACCCGGATGACCAGGGCGTTCTGGCCCAGCTCCTCCGTCGCCGTGTGGTCGAAGGGGGAGTGCGGGGCGCGCTGGAAGACCACCGCGATCTCGGTGACCCGGCGGCCCAGGCGCTTGCCGGTGCGCAGGTAGAAGGGGACGCCCGCCCAGCGGCGGTTGTCGATCTCCAGCTTCACCGCGGCGTAGGTGTCGGTCTTCGACTTGGGGTCGATGCCGTCTTCCTGGAGGTAGCCGACGGCCTTCTCGCCGCCCTGCCACCCGGCCGCGTACTGGCCGCGCACCGCGTTGGCTCCCAGGTCCTTCGGCAGCCGCACGGCGCCGAGCACCTTGGTCTTCTCGGCCGCCAGCGCGTCGGCGTCGAAGGAGGCGGGCTCCTCCATCGCGGTCAGCGCGAGCAGCTGGAGGAGGTGGTTCTGGATGACGTCACGGGCGGCGCCGATGCCGTCGTAGTACCCGGCCCGGCCGCCGATGCCGATGTCCTCGGCCATGGTGATCTGGACGTGGTCGACGTACGACCGGTTCCAGAGCGGCTCGAACATGGTGTTGGCGAAGCGGAGCGCCAGGATGTTCTGGACGGTCTCCTTGCCGAGGTAGTGGTCGATCCGGAAGACCTCGTCCGGCGGGAAGACCTCGTGGACGACCTGGTTGAGCTCCTGCGCGGAGACCAGGTCGTGGCCGAAGGGCTTCTCGATGACCGCGCGGCGCCAGGAGCCCTCCTTCTGGTCGGCGAGCCCGTGCTTCTTGAGCTGCTGGACGACCTGCGGGAAGAACTTCGGCGGCACCGAGAGGTAGAACGCGAAGTTGCCGCCGGTGCCCTGCGCCTTGTCGAGCTCGGCGATGGTGGACTTCAGCTGCTCGAAGGCGTTGTCGTCGTCGAAGTCGCCCTGGACGAACCGCATGCCCTGGATGAGCTGCTGCCAGACCTCCTCGCGGAAGGGGGTGCGCGCGTGCGCCTTGACGGCGTCGTGCACCTCCTGCGCGAAGTCCTCGTCCTGCCACTCGCGACGGGCGAAACCGATCAGCGAGAAGCCCGGCGGGAGCAGCCCCCGGTTGGCGAGGTCATAGACGGCGGGCATCAACTTTTTACGGGACAAATCGCCCGTGACGCCAAAGATCACCAGGCCCGACGGCCCCGCGATGCGCGGGAGCCGTCGGTCTGCGGCGTCA includes:
- the zwf gene encoding glucose-6-phosphate dehydrogenase gives rise to the protein MSSSNPLRDAADRRLPRIAGPSGLVIFGVTGDLSRKKLMPAVYDLANRGLLPPGFSLIGFARREWQDEDFAQEVHDAVKAHARTPFREEVWQQLIQGMRFVQGDFDDDNAFEQLKSTIAELDKAQGTGGNFAFYLSVPPKFFPQVVQQLKKHGLADQKEGSWRRAVIEKPFGHDLVSAQELNQVVHEVFPPDEVFRIDHYLGKETVQNILALRFANTMFEPLWNRSYVDHVQITMAEDIGIGGRAGYYDGIGAARDVIQNHLLQLLALTAMEEPASFDADALAAEKTKVLGAVRLPKDLGANAVRGQYAAGWQGGEKAVGYLQEDGIDPKSKTDTYAAVKLEIDNRRWAGVPFYLRTGKRLGRRVTEIAVVFQRAPHSPFDHTATEELGQNALVIRVQPDEGVTVRFGSKVPGTSMEVRDVSMDFAYGESFTESSPEAYERLILDVLLGDSNLFPRLEEVELSWKILDPIERYWDTHGKPAQYASGTWGPVEADEMLARDGRSWRRP